A part of Liolophura sinensis isolate JHLJ2023 chromosome 1, CUHK_Ljap_v2, whole genome shotgun sequence genomic DNA contains:
- the LOC135482033 gene encoding mucin-5AC-like, translating into MTSKETKLPRAVGQPRTGQGTSTYSPEESEVHSSNDGNPPSYDDVKSPSDKTIENTKANDSKSQVAISVMSTTTEKGKRHDAGTGVDSDEIKATMLDGEHNTPAKPTGADKERKRPPSKIPRPSNIPKRQPDEGSSPNTGFAMETRKTPDTTQAGTWRSKIPVPIDKLTNGNSRTSGPSSSDSDMAAGKLQNVTSSTARKGNLTSSKDENPSPSKNSSEWSTSSDGGKYMPKKVTSSTIKIGRSTPANYGSFTPAKSEKSPKIRSGMPKSGMAASSKIGKSDTARLALKNVTSPATTSGKSIPSKMAKAPPVKSGKASFVRDQSLSSSSSENATLGVKNLNSPTIKRRNSKPAQNRYLASTSSDLDHSGRKNPTFPPVKCRNTPPTKPRKVPEKTNIKTGECKPLRVPSLSSSSSENASRRKPKRSSTPVSNTDCFGCMKNTSTRSDSRKQPPAKNARSSAKRAELFPAESAKTRKSRPPMHSFTAQSDTGPVKKTTPGKDNRNLRPARGRGLATKKTTTGAEKHRTVENERSLPLRVPSASSSSSEYESQILMELTSPTGKHMKSGKSRHSSTPQPETNYFGCMKKTSSQIENRGIPKGTLSKTNIGGISSRGTTIHRTSGRAWPLKSSSSSENECRSIMDKTSKTDTNRKPRLVIPKSESGGFDYSSETSPQAECRMSPTKQGERDRTTRAQKFTSEKEKPRSREYEVSWPLKVPSASSSSSENASVILMEITSPRRRLPTPEPDVGCFDCMSETSWQLAKEKAAKSRYRDKDKRLSSQNKGCFECLGLKSPRATSAQAKIVVHVKSRPSSSTSSASDTISPTLEGKKPLASCSNVEQFRSARDTVSPTAIKENVQLRRNKKSLKETSNAKEKATPDLSESPMSDRRDIPTPVSREESLSDSYEKASSDEHEKPLSHTSEMYSPERREKQSSEKSETIAAERPPSGSSKNPPSDSDKKPSSGRNEKLASTTIDQSSCRRQQSLSSSSSDSAASRILMEITSPTPRYRKRYVSNIANFSSAGSRKTSPRKGRPLSSPSPDLTNFIPDCIRSPETDEREFRSAKETASLSSTENISQVDDSALQKNQSSTVTKLINMMSKESLSAAQPSTTQGHGQSTGIVGYTVDASAQTDNRGSSDDLNENEDYSRKGLRTYSPPHCDLYPPSSCMKISETSDTNRIKVSADKDAQLSKNKGKGKDNSSMRPYALHRTNVKGKGEETMEANPCQQGADHDFQGLDDVKKVSRSEAVPDLTRFRGIPETPAHSHQPVFPPISPVHRYKTTFQPDHFRPREIFDDDSTPDIRDVEWVARQCEINEARRQAYRHPVPTPRGRAPGNRQERSPVHRVNDPPLHPRPRTIIRVVIKRWRRARAWLTRCCSCEAD; encoded by the exons ATGACATCTAAGGAGACCAAACTGCCAAGAGCAGTTGGTCAACCCCGAACTGGACAAG gaACATCTACCTATAGTCCAGAAGAGAGTGAAGTTCACTCCTCAAATGATGGAAATCCTCCATCTTATGATGATGTAAAATCACCATCTGACAAAACCATTGAGAATACTAAAGCAAACGACAGCAAGTCTCAAGTTGCTATCTCAGtgatgtcaacaacaacagaaaaaggCAAACGACATGATGCTGGCACAGGAGTCGATTCAGATGAAATCAAAGCTACTATGCTTGATGGCGAACATAATACTCCTGCCAAGCCCACTGGTGctgacaaagaaagaaagaggCCACCTTCAAAGATACCACGACCGTCCAACATTCCCAAAAGGCAGCCGGATGAGGGCAGTTCTCCAAATACTGGCTTTGCGATGGAAACGAGAAAGACACCGGATACGACTCAGGCCGGAACTTGGCGATCTAAAATACCTGTTCCAATTGACAAGTTAACAAATGGAAATTCAAGAACATCTGGACCTTCATCTTCAGATTCTGATATGGCAGCTGGAAAACTCCAAAATGTAACATCTTCAACAGCTAGAAAAGGAAATTTGACGTCAAGTAAAGACGAAAACCCCAGTCCTTCAAAAAATTCTTCCGAGTGGTCAACCTCTTCTGACGGCGGAAAATATATGCCCAAAAAGGTTACTTCCTCAACAATCAAAATCGGAAGATCTACACCTGCGAACTATGGAAGTTTTACACCTGCAAAAAGCGAAAAGTCCCCAAAGATCAGAAGTGGTATGCCCAAAAGTGGTATGGCTGCGTCAAGCAAAATCGGGAAGTCGGACACTGCAAGGCTCGCCTTGAAGAATGTAACTTCCCCTGCAACCACAAGTGGAAAATCTATCCCAAGCAAGATGGCAAAAGCTCCACCAGTCAAAAGCGGAAAAGCTAGTTTTGTGCGAGACCAGTCCTTGTCTTCTTCGTCATCTGAGAATGCAACTCTTGGTGTGAAGAACCTGAATTCTCCAACCATCAAACGCAGAAATTCAAAACCTGCGCAAAACAGATATTTGGCCTCCACTTCCTCTGACCTTGACCACTCCGGTCGTAAGAATCCAACATTTCCACCAGTGAAATGCAGAAATACTCCACCCACCAAGCCAAGGAAGGTTCCAgagaaaacaaacatcaaaactggAGAATGCAAACCCTTAAGGGTCCCTTCGCTGTCGTCTTCTTCCTCTGAAAATGCAAGTCGCAGAAAGCCCAAGCGTTCATCTACGCCAGTGTCCAACACTGATTGCTTTGGTTGTATGAAAAATACATCTACACGAAGCGATAGCAGAAAACAACCACCAGCAAAGAATGCAAGGTCCAGTGCAAAAAGAGCCGAACTGTTTCCAGCTGAGAGTGCCAAAACCCGGAAAAGCAGACCGCCAATGCATTCGTTCACTGCACAAAGTGACACTGGCCCTGTGAAGAAAACAACTCCaggaaaagacaacagaaaCTTACGACCAGCAAGAGGCAGAGGGTTGGCAACAAAGAAAACTACgactggagcagaaaaacatcGAACAGTTGAAAACGAAAGGTCTTTGCCCTTAAGAGTTCCATCTGCGTCATCGTCATCTTCTGAATACGAAAGCCAAATCCTGATGGAATTAACCTCACCAACAGGTAAACACATGAAAAGCGGAAAGTCGAGGCATTCCTCCACTCCGCAACCTGAAACTAATTATTTTGGTTGTATGAAGAAGACATCTTCACAAATCGAGAACAGGGGAATACCAAAAGGCACACTGTCCAAAACTAATATAGGTGGCATATCCTCAAGGGGGACCACAATACATCGAACAAGCGGAAGGGCTTGGCCTTTAAAATCGTCGTCATCCTCTGAAAATGAATGTCGCAGCATTATGGATAAAACATCGAAGACGGATACAAACAGAAAGCCGAGGCTAGTCATTCCAAAATCTGAAAGTGGTGGCTTTGACTACAGCAGTGAAACATCGCCACAAGCTGAATGCAGAATGTCACCGACAAAACAGGGCGAAAGAGACAGAACAACTAGAGCTCAGAAGTTTACAAGCGAAAAAGAAAAGCCACGATCAAGGGAATATGAAGTATCCTGGCCATTGAAAGTCCCGTCTGCGTCTTCTTCATCTTCTGAAAATGCAAGCGTCATCCTCATGGAAATAACATCACCGAGAAGACGTTTGCCAACTCCCGAGCCCGACGTTGGTTGCTTTgattgtatgagtgaaacatcATGGCAACTTGCAAAGGAAAAAGCAGCAAAAAGCAGATACAGGGACAAAGATAAACGTTTGTCCTCTCAGAACAAAGGATGTTTCGAGTGTTTAGGTCTAAAATCTCCTCGGGCCACGTCTGCACAGGCTAAAATCGTCGTCCACGTGAAAAGCAGACCCTCCTCTTCCACTTCTTCAGCCTCTGACACTATAAGTCCCACCTTGGAGGGCAAGAAGCCCCTTGCATCTTGTTCAAACGTTGAACAGTTTCGCTCCGCTAGAGATACGGTGTCACCAACAGCcatcaaagaaaatgttcaactgagaagaaataaaaagtCACTAAAAGAAACATCTAACGCAAAGGAAAAGGCAACGCCAGACTTAAGTGAAAGTCCAATGTCGGACAGACGTGATATACCAACACCTGTCTCAAGAGAAGAGTCACTATCAGACTCATATGAAAAGGCATCATCAGATGAACATGAAAAACCTTTGTCACACACAAGTGAAATGTATTCCCCAGAGAGAAGAGAAAAACAATCAAGTGAGAAGAGTGAAACAATAGCAGCAGAGAGGCCTCCATCGGGCAGTAGTAAAAATCCGCCATCGGACTCAGACAAGAAGCCTTCATCAGGCAGAAATGAAAAGCTTGCATCAACCACAATTGATCAGTCCAGCTGTCGAAGACAACAGTCTTTGTCTTCCTCATCATCGGACAGCGCTGCAAGCCGCATCCTGATGGAAATAACGTCTCCAACACCTAGGTACAGAAAGAGATATGTCAGTAACATCGCAAACTTTTCATCAGCTGGAAGTCGAAAGACCAGTCCTCGAAAAGGCCGTCCGTTGTCTTCACCATCGCCTGACCTCACTAATTTCATCCCAGATTGTATAAGGTCTCCGGAGACGGACGAACGAGAGTTCAGATCAGCAAAAGAAACTGCTTCTTTATCCTCAACTGAAAACATCAGCCAGGTTGATGACAGTGCTCTTCAGAAGAACCAGTCTTCTACTGTGACAAAGCTCATTAATATGATGTCCAAGGAATCTCTGTCTGCCGCCCAACCTTCAACAACCCAAGGTCACGGGCAGTCAACTGGCATTGTAGGATATACCGTCGACGCATCAGCCCAAACTGACAACAGGG GTTCCTCAGATGATTTAAATGAAAACGAGGACTACAGTCGAAAGGGCCTCCGGACCTACTCCCCTCCGCATTGCGATCTCTATCCTCCGAGTTCTTGCATGAAGATTTCAGAAACATCCGACACAAACCGTATTAAGGTCAGCGCTGATAAAGACGCCCAGCTTTCCAAGAATAAAGGAAAAGGAAAGGACAATTCGTCCATGAGGCCTTACGCTTTGCACAGAACAAACGTCAAAGGGAAGGGAGAAGAAACGATGGAAGCTAACCCCTGTCAGCAAGGAGCAGATCACGATTTCCAAGGTTTAGATGATGTGAAGAAAGTGTCGAGATCAGAGGCAGTTCCTGACCTAACCCGGTTCAGGGGTATTCCTGAGACGCCGGCTCATTCTCATCAACCTGTGTTTCCCCCGATCTCTCCTGTACACAGGTACAAGACAACGTTTCAGCCCGACCACTTCAGACCGAGAGAGATCTTCGATGATGACAGCACTCCGGACATCCGAGATGTGGAGTGGGTTGCCAGACAATGTGAGATAAATGAGGCACGACGCCAAGCTTACCGTCACCCAGTACCCACCCCTCGAGGCAGAGCTCCCGGCAACCGCCAAGAGCGTAGCCCTGTCCACCGAGTGAATGATCCCCCGCTTCATCCCAGACCAAGGACCATCATCAGAGTTGTCATCAAGCGCTGGAGAAGAGCGAGGGCTTGGCTGACACGATGCTGTAGCTGTGAAGCTGATTAG
- the LOC135461977 gene encoding uncharacterized protein LOC135461977 — MVDMALFGNLRLILAVAVHLGLQLDTGAIVGGVFIVIVIIIIAIVAFVFRRRLLLFYRVCVSRYRKKRHAAANSVVDRVTSNNGEINSAVYINMGTSRPVHERPISMSDTDAFYADVHTMGEASEKRGQNPSKTEKYPSGDPTTGVYINDTELAQNSDTVASGPVNQTVTPQSRQSADYYSYTQPPIPDPIYGNTTHTSQTQQPQENDTLGVYEKLQTGANTSSNYSALTFKNPVD; from the exons ATGGTGGACATGGCACTGTTTGGGAATCTCCGTTTGATTTTAGCTGTGGCCGTCCACTTAGGACTCCAACTCG ACACGGGAGCTATTGTTGGTGGAGTGTTCATCgtcattgtcatcatcatcattgctATAGTTGCTTTTGTTTTTCGCCGCAG GTTACTCCTGTTTTACCGTGTATGTGTTTCAAGATATAGGAAAAAGCGTCACGCCGCTGCGAATTCTGTTGTTGACAGGGTGACTTCGAACAACGGTGAAATAAACAGCGCCGTCTACATCAACATGGGGACTTCTCGCCCAGTACATGAGCGCCCCATCAGTATGTCAGACACAGATGCGTTCTACGCTGATGTCCACACCATGGGGGAAGCCTCTGAGAAGCGAGGTCAAAACCCGAGTAAAACGGAAAAATATCCAAGTGGAGATCCAACGACTGGCGTATACATCAACGACACGGAATTGGCACAAAACTCAGATACTGTAGCAAGCGGACCTGTCAATCAAACTGTGACCCCTCAATCACGACAATCTGCTGACTACTACTCCTATACTCAACCTCCAATCCCAGACCCGATTTACGGTAATACTACGCATACTTCACAAACCCAACAGCCTCAGGAGAATGACACCCTTGGCGTTTACGAGAAACTACAGACAGGTGCAAACACAAGCTCGAACTATAGTGCGCTTACGTTCAAAAACCCAGTGGACTAA
- the LOC135469416 gene encoding LOW QUALITY PROTEIN: soma ferritin-like (The sequence of the model RefSeq protein was modified relative to this genomic sequence to represent the inferred CDS: inserted 1 base in 1 codon), translated as MAVSQPRQNXHAESEAGINKQINMELYASYVYQSMCFYFDRDDVALRGFAKFFRESSKEEREHAEKLMKYQNKRGGRIVLQDIKKPDRDEWGTGLEAMQTALSLEKNVNQALLDLHKIADTHGDAQMMDFIEGEYLKEQVDSIKEISDHVTNLKRVGTGLGEYMFDKETLGGDE; from the exons ATGGCCGTCTCACAACCTCGTCAAA TCCACGCCGAGAGCGAAGCTGGAATCAACAAACAGATCAACATGGAGCTGTACGCCAGCTACGTGTACCAGTCCATG tgCTTCTACTTTGACCGCGATGATGTCGCTCTGCGAGGCTTTGCCAAATTCTTCAGAGAGAGCTCAAAGGAAGAACGGGAGCATGCTGAGAAACTGATGAAGTACCAGAACAAAAGAGGAGGCCGAATTGTGCTGCAAGACATCAAG AAGCCTGACCGTGACGAGTGGGGAACAGGGCTGGAGGCCATGCAGACTGCCTTGTCACTGGAAAAGAATGTGAACCAGGCTTTGCTGGATCTGCACAAGATTGCGGACACACATGGAGATGCACAG ATGATGGACTTCATTGAGGGAGAGTACCTCAAGGAACAAGTTGACTCCATCAAGGAGATCTCTGACCATGTGACCAACCTGAAGCGTGTCGGCACAGGCCTGGGAGAGTACATGTTCGACAAGGAGACCCTAGGTGGGGATGAGTAA
- the LOC135469432 gene encoding LOW QUALITY PROTEIN: soma ferritin-like (The sequence of the model RefSeq protein was modified relative to this genomic sequence to represent the inferred CDS: deleted 1 base in 1 codon) encodes MAVSQPRQNFHAESEAGINKQINMELYASYVYQSMAFYFDRDDVALPGFYKFFKEYSDCKQETAQKLMKYQNKRGGRIVLQDVKKADRDEWGSAMEAMQAALALEKNSNQIFLDLHKVAGKHGDAQMTDFIEGEYLAPSVEKIKTISDHLTNMRRVGTGLGEYIFDKKTLDGE; translated from the exons ATGGCCGTCTCACAACCTCGTCAAAATTTCCACGCCGAGAGCGAAGCTGGAATAAACAAGCAGATCAACATGGAGCTGTACGCCAGCTACGTGTACCAGTCCATG GCATTTTACTTTGATCGTGATGATGTTGCCCTGCCTGGATTTTACAAGTTTTTCAAAGAGTATTCTGACTGTAAACAAGAGACAGCCcagaaattaatgaaatatcaaaacaaGCGA GGGGGTCGCATTGTTCTGCAGGATGTGAAG AAAGCTGACCGTGACGAGTGGGGGTCAGCCATGGAGGCAATGCAGGCTGCTCTCGCCCTGGAAAAGAACTCAAACCAGATCTTCCTGGATCTCCATAAAGTAGCTGGTAAACACGGTGATGCTCAG ATGACAGACTTTATAGAGGGTGAATATTTGGCGCCATCTGTAGAGAAAATCAAGACGATCTCTGACCACCTGACCAATATGAGACGAGTTGGAACAGGGCTTGGAGAGTACATATTTGACAAGAAGACTCTTGATGGAGAGTAA